CTGTCGAGTAGCGATAGCGCCTCATCTGCAGCCGCTTGCGTTACCTTGACGGTCCCCGATCCGTCCTTGCCCTGTGCGGTCTCGGTACTCATAACACATCATATGATGGGTACGCAGATAATACTGACGGCGACTTCCGGTGCCTGTATCTCGAAGCCGTTTTCGTGGGTGGCGTCACAGACAACCTACTACTGAGGCGTGAACGAATTGCCGATTTTTGTCTGATCCGTGCGCGAACACCCGCCCTGAAAGTGACGCAGTAGATCACTGGATATTTGTTCGTTGTTCTCCCGGTCAGCGGTACTTGCGGTGGCCCGTAGCATACCCATCGCGAGACGGGCGCCACTCCTGATCGTCAGGTATTCGACAAGTTGCCCGTCAGTGATGAATGACATCCGACGTGATTCTGTGAATGTCACACAACCATTTAAAAAAGTAGTAGAATCACCCTAACGACAGGCACAGCGCTCGTACAGAGTCTTGCTGCGTCCACAGTAGCACGTAAATATAGTGTGACTCATCATGTGGTAACTAAACAACTATAAAAAATTGTTTCTGGATACTATTCACAGTGAAGATATTTTATACAGCAATAAGAATTATTTAAGTAACCTGCTCTTACCGTTACATGGACCGAAAGTCTGAGCAGACTGATGCACAGAAGGATATAACTACTACTACAAGTACAGAGCAAACTTTTAGTAAGAATAGCTTACGCGGAGATAATTCAGAGTACGGACGAAGAAAATATCTAAAGCTACTGGGAGCTTCCACGATTACAGCAGCTGGGCTCGGTACAGCTTCAACTGTGCTTGCCGACGATTACAGAACAATTACTGTAGATTCCGGCGCAACTCGGGTAATCAGAGTCAACAGCGATGAAACACTCGAGAACCTGCTGGTCGATATCTCCGCGGATGGCGCTGACGCACGAATCGTGGCGCAAGGAAACAACTGGACAATTCGCAATGTTGGCTTCCACGGAGTGGCCTCACAATCATCGCTTTCGAACTGTATTGCCGCGAGTGGTACCGGGACGATCGAACGGTGTTATTTTGGCGATGGTATCCCACTCGATGCCAGCTGGAGCAAAGGATGTATCGGCGTGAGCCACACCCATAGCGGAGAAATTAACGTCCACGACACCTACATCAGCGGCTGGGAGGACAACGCCGTCTACGCTGCTGGTGCGGCTCGGGATACTGATGGCGGCGGTGGAACTATCAACTTCTACAACTGTTATTTCCGTGACAACAACATCAGCCACCTTCGCGTTGCAACCGACGGAACAGTTATTGAAGACTGTGTGTTCCATAACGACTCAGAGGTTCGACAGGGCGGCTCTTCGGCGATTAATTCTCGGGGGATTTACACAGGCTACGGTGATCCCTCACAGACAGTTACTGTGCGAAATTGCGACGTCGATATCGGCAGTCATAACACGAACGGTGCAGGATCGGCGTTCGTCTCCGGAACCCACGATATTCAGGGACCACTCACCACTATCCGAGTTCAAGATTCGGAAGTACGTGGAGAAACCCACGGAGAGTACGTCGAGTACGACAACGTTGGCAGCGATCCCACGATCAGAGTTCCAGAGGGTGTTCCAACCGATGCAGAGACTGCTGCAACGGGCAGACCTGAGGACACGACCGAGGAGGAAGAACCCGCAGAAAACCTCCCAGAGATGGAGCCACATCTACTGACATTTATTTCCACGGACGACGACGACCGAATGGAATACCAGTTCATGGCTGATGGGCCGGTCGAAGCCCTCACAGAATCCCCATACATGAGCCCTAGCGGGAACGATATCCGGGCAACGAGTAATTTCCAGATCGATCAAGAGGATGACGACTATGTCATCCAGGGGCACACCGGAAACGGTTATGGTGATGCGTTCGAAGTCTACGGATCTGTTACCGAAGCGACAGTCGACTCCGACGAGATGATCATCGAACTGGACGGCGACCGTATCAACGAAGCGGAACTCGTTAAACGGACAGGCGATCAGAACGTCAGTGAAAGCGAGGACGATGACGAACGGGAATCCACCACAGAACGGTCAGCGGACACCGACGACGGAAACGAGAACATCACATCAGATAGTGGTGACGATACCGAACAAAGGTCGTCGACATCGACGGGTGCCAATGAGGGAGATCTTCCGAACGACCTCATTATCGACGGGTCGGACAACGGCACAGTAAGTCAGTACGAAGTGTCCGTCTCGGGCGAAATAGTGCCTGACGAAGAGCTCTCATCTGTAGTCAACCAGGGCCTGGCCTGGGATACGCTCCCCTCTACCATCTCGGACGGGACGGTGGTCGGCGTCGTTGGCCACGGGAAAGACGGCTACCGGTATTCGGGTAACATCATTAGCGTCGAGATCCGTGGCGACGCTGGACTCGATATTGAAAGATCATAACGCCGCTCGGAATATTGGGTCGCGTCTTGTCCAGCACTGGCTCAAGTCTGGTGCTGGACGCGCCAACAGTCAGGTGGCGCTGAAGTCAGGGACAGTGAACGCGAATGGTCGATTCCGACCGACTGCCCTTCGCAGTTAGAGCGGGAGTCCACTGACAAGCCCACGACTTCAGTCGTGGGTTCCCGACAACTGAGCTTGCGGTCGGACGAATCGCTCGTTGTCCGTAGTGGATTCCGCCACAGTTCCAATGTTGTTGATACAGAATTCCTCCAGCCGGGCCGCCTGTTGTTCCCAGCTGAACTCCAGCGCCGTCTCGCGTCCACGCTCACCCAGCGCGGCCCGGAGCTCTGTTGAATCGAGAAGTCTGGAGATGGCGTTCGATATGGCGACGGTATCTCCGGGCTCGACTAACAGCCCGTTCTCTTTATTCGTGATATACGACCGAATCGCTTCCAGATCAGCGGTCACAACCGGGGTCCCACAGGCCATAGCTTCGAGATTCACCATGCCAAAGCCCTCCGAGTACGACGGAAGACAAAACACATCTGCTGCTGCGTAATAGTTGGGGAGTTCATGATGCGGAATTTCCCCGAGTATCGTTGTTGAGTCCCAGACACCATGTCGCTCACACTGGCCTCGAATAACTTCCTCATTGCCACGACCGATGATGCACAATCGGGCGTCGCTATCGAGAGTGGCGAATGCCTCGATAAGATCGAAGATCCCTTTTTGCTCGGTAGCCCGGCCAACAAATAGTATAACCGGATCATCACTGATAAACGCTGGCGAAGCACTCGGCAAAAACGCGTCAGTGTCCACGCCTGGATAGATTACGTCCTCTACGTCGTACCCGAGCGTTTCTCTCACGGCCGTTGCGGTGTCATGCGAGTTCGCCAGTACAAACTCGGTGTCCGACAGTGTTTCACGTAGCTTGACTCCAACTCCTGTGTTGGCGAGCCCATGGTACTGAAACACAGTGGGAATGTCGATGGCGTTCGAGAGCAACACGTCGTCCAGCCACTGGAACGTACACAGCACATCCAGATTATCGTTCATCTGCTGGATGACGTCGCTTCGAGCCGACCAGATCGCCATCGCCAGTTTTGCCCAGTTCTGGTCGCTGATCGGTGTATACGATCCAAGGGCGTCCGGAATACGGTTCGAAAAGGACGGTACCTCGATGATGTCGATATCTGACGAGCGAACAAGTTCTGTGAACTCCCCGGATTGCGTGTAGAGAGATACCTCGTTGCGCTTCGAGAGTTCAGCTGCCATCCATTGTGCGTAGATAGCAACACCACCTGCGTGGCGTGTTCCTGCCGAATCGTGATACAACCCGATCTCCATACCGACAAGTTGTCCATCGTTTGCTTAGTTATATCTCGTATTATTAACGATGAATCCAGATAAAGAACGTATAGTAGCGAGTAGAAATTGACTACGGTTCAGAAGCTACCTGAATATTCTCTTATAAACCGCTGCACTACCCTTTCGTTGCCTGATGGATACAGCTTGTCGTTATTGAAAGTATAACTATACATCGTTTCCTCTTGACAAGCAGTGTGGATCGCCTGCCGTCTCCGTAATAGCAGTTTGATCAATTAACACGTGGAGTTGAGCGCTATGAAAACGCACAGCACATCTCTGGAGTGATGTCGGTTCCTGATCGCATCGTACACGGACTGAAAGCAACACTCGTAGCCCGCCTCTGCAAGATGATTGTCAACGGGCTACTTCTCCTGTTACTCGCACGTGTTCTTCTGACACCGACCGAATATGGCTTACTCTTTCTTGCTATTTCGATCGTTGGGGTAGCAAAGATGTTCGGCGACCTTGGTCTCTCTCGGTCTGCAGCATATTACGTGACCAAATTCAAAGAAGCAGAGCCAGCAAAGGTCCCCTCCGTCCTTCGTATTGCAATACAATACCGACTATTGCTACTGTGTCTCGTCGGTACTCTACTCGTGGTTGGTAGTGGTCTAATCGCTACCGTTCTGGACGAGCCCGAACTGGCCCCAGTACTCGTTATCGGTGCCGGATATCTCGTCACGCTGTCGTTACATTCGTTTGTAGGGACCATGTTTCAGGGGTTCAATCGAGTATCTCTGACGGCAGTGATCGATATTGTCCACAACGTCTCCAGGCTGCTACTCGTTGTCGGGTTCCTCGTACTCGGGTTTGGAGTTGCTGGAGCGATGGCTGGTTACTTGATCGGGGCACTCATTTCTGCTACTATCGGATTCGTTATACTATATATAAGATTCTACTCGAACTACGACGGTACGGAGCCAACAAAGACGCTGCGGAACCGAATGTTACGATACAGTGTTCCACTGACCGCCACACAGGCCGCAAACGTGGTCGACAAGCGGGTTGATACTATCCTGATCGGCTTCTTTCTCAACCCCGTGGCAGTAGGCTACTACGTACTTAGCAAGCAGATCACGGAATTTATTCTTGTGCCAGCGGGCTCGCTCGGCTTCTCCGTCTCTCCGACGTACGGTGAGCAAAAGGCGACGGGGTCACTTGAAGGAGGCGCTCGAATCTATGAAACGACCCTCAGATACGTCATGTTGCTGTACCTGCCAGCCGCAGTCGGGCTGTTTTTGGTTGCTGAGCCTGCTGTTCGACTTATTTTTGGAGCAGACTACCTGGGTGCGGTTCCGGTTCTACAGATCTTTGGCCTGTACGTCGTCTTTCATGCCATCACCAACGTGACAACCCAGAGTCTCGATTATCTTGGACGTGCGAAGGATCGAGCGATAGCCAAAGGTATCACCTCCATCGCCAATCTCCTGTTGAATCTACTTCTGATCCCACTGTATGGGGTTGTTGGAGCGGCGTTCGCTACGCTGGCCACGTATGGGGTGTACACGGCGGTGAATCTATACATTATGCAAGCCGAACTTCCTCTGAACACCCGATCCGTTGTTCGATCCATCGTTCCTATTATTGGAATCAGCCTCTGTATGGGCCTCGTCGTCTCCTGGATCCTTCCATACGTCTCGGGCCTCCTGATGCTTGTACTGACGATTTTCTGTGGTGTAGCTGTCTGGGGTGTGCTGGCAATTACCATCGGACTACTTGATCCCCACGAGGCAGTCGCTCAGCTGAGATCCTCATCCGGCTAGGTGCCTGTTAACACAATGGCCATTCGCATCTTGCACGTTGTCTCGCAGCACCAACGGGTTAGGCGGCGTCTGAGCTGGCTGCTCCTACTCTTCGAGCCGCGTCCGGACGCTCTCTGCGTGTGCTTCCAGTCCTTCGGCTTCCGCAAGCGTCGTGATCGTCCCCCCCAGGTCCGCCAACGCTTCCCGATCGAGTCGCTGAACGGTCGTCGATCGAACGAACGTGTCGACGGAGAGCCCCCCGGTCAGTTTTGCGCCGCCCCCGGTCGGGAGGACGTGGTTCGTCCCACTGGCGTAATCGCCCGCTGCGACGGGCGTATACGGGCCCAGAAAGACGCTCCCGGCGCTGTCGATCCGATCGAGCACCGCTTCGTCGTCCTCGGCGACGATCGAGAGGTGTTCGGCAGCATACTCCTCGGCGAAGAGTATCGCCTCGCTCATCGATCGGGCGTGAAGGATCGCGCTTTCGTCACCGGCCAGCGCGTCGCGGATCACGTCCGATCGGGCGCGTTCGTCGATCCCTGCCTCGACTGCCTCGCCGATCGCTTCGGCAAGGGATTCGTCATCCGTCACTGCGACGACTGATGCGTTGGGATCGTGTTCGGCCTGTGCGAGCAGGTCCGCCGCAATGTACTCGGGATCTGCTGTCCCGTCCGCGATGACGAGAATCTCGCTCGGCCCTGCGAGGAAGTCGATGTCGACGTCACCACGTACTTCGGCTTTGGCTGCGGTAACCCATCGATTACCCGGCCCGACGACCTTCCCAACGCGCTCAATGGACTCGGTACCGTATGCGAGCGCGGCGATCGCCTGAGCCCCGCCCACACTGTAGACCCGATCCGCACCTGCCGCGTGGATCGCTGCGAGTGTCGCCGGATTGATCTCGTCGGCCGGCGGCGTCGCGACGGCGACGTCCTCCACACCTGCGACCTTCGCGGGGACGACACCCATAATCGCACTGGATGGGTACGCCGCAGTACCACCGGGGGCGTAGACGCCGACGCTGTCGATCGGCCGGAACCGACGACCCAGCTCTCGCCCGTCGAACTCGTCTCGCCAGTCTTCGGGGACCTGTGCCTCGTGGAACTCGCTGACGTTAGCGACGGCCGTATCGATCGCCCCCCGGAGCTCGTCGTCGATCTCCTCGTACGCGTGCTCGACCCGATCGGTGATCTCCAGACTGCCGACCTGAACGTCGTCAAATTCCCGGCAGAACTCCCGTACTGCGACGTCTCCTTCCTCCTCGACGCGTCCGACGATTTCGGCGACGTCGGAGCGAATCTCGTCGACCCCCGAATCGCGGTCGAACAGACTCGTCCGCTCGCCAGGTGAGAGGTCCGCGACTGCTTTGTAGTTCATACAAGGTGTTACGATGGGTGAGCAAAACCGTTTTCCGTATCGATCGCTCTCGTCGTGAAGAATGTCGCCCGGAACACTAACGGCCGGTATCATTGCTGGCGGCGTGCCGTCTCAACCGGGAAACCCTCGTGCCGGGCTGGCACTGCGGCAGGTGCCTGTGTTTTGTGCCGCGTGTCGCATGCCTGGGTTCGCCGCGCGTCATCGCGTCCGTGTGGACGTACTCGGGCGGGGACAAAGGCACGCACTGGGTCTATGCCCGGCAGTTCAAAAAGGGTGTCGTCACGGGGTGCTATTCGTTCTCCAGTTCAATCGCACCGACTTTGCCCAGTACTGAGAGGACAAAGACGAGCGCAGCGAGTACGAATCCACCGGCAAACAGCGGCGCCGCAACGGTCTGGGCGGTCTCAAAGCCAAGGACCAGTCGCGTGGTTCCGAGTACCAGAAAGCTTCCCACCGCGAGGAGACCGGCGAGTGCCGCGAGTTTGAGTATCGTCTGCTCGTGCACTCTCGATGCGAGGGGCCACTGGCTATTAGTAGTAGTGCTCGAAAAAAATCGGTTCGGATCGGGGTGCGCCTAGTTCGGGAACTGGTCGAGGTCGGAGAGGACGAGCTCTTGACCCATCTCGAACTCCTCGGCTTCGAGGTCAGCCTCGATTTCGACGAACTTCTCGTCACCGATCACATCGACGAGGATCGTCTCGTCGCCGGGGTTCCAGCCAGCGAAGTGCGATCCTGCACCCGTGTCGAGCTCTTTGACAACCTCGTAGTCGTCGACAGTAACGATCTGGGTCTTTGCGCCGCCCGTGCTCGGGATTGCAGCGTAGCGATACTCACTGTCGAAGTCGACCATGTGTGGGACCTCCTCGGTACCCTCGCCAAGACTGACCTCGTTTTGAACCTCGATGGAGCCTTCGCCGTCCGGATGAAGGATGTACAGGTTCGCAACGCCCTGATCGAGCGCCCAGACCTCGTAATCGTCGTCGCCGTCGCCGGGGACAACGCCGATTCCGTGGAAGTCAGGGGTCGGCTGATCGGGGTCCTCACGATCATCGTCATCGTAGTTGTCGATCGGGTCGGGTTCGACGACCTCGACCAGTTCGCGGCTCTCGACGTTGATGACGGCCACGCCGGGGGTATCACCTGCGATCTGGTGTGGGCCGGACTGCTGTTCGGGGCCACGGGTCGAAGCGAACATCAGCTCGCCATCTGGGGAGGCTGCGAGAATGTCGGGAGACTCGCCGACTTCGTCGATCTCCTCGATGACCTCGTCGGTCTCCGGATCGATGATGACGCCGTCGTCGGTGTCGCGGTTGACCATCCACAGCTCCTCGTTATCAGGGGTGAACATGACGCCGTGTGCGTCGTAGCCCTCGGTGCTGCGGGTGTCACCAATCATCTCGTGGCTCTCGGTATCGAAGACCCACCAGTCACCGGCTCCGTCGGCTTCGTCCGTGTCCGCGCTTCCGGCATTGACGTAGAACTTCTCCTCGGTCGGGTGGGCGAGCGTCCCACAGTTCGCGGGGATCTCCGGGAACTCCTCGGTAATCTCGAACGATTCGGGGTCGAATACGATCAGCCCGCCGTCAGCGTAGCTGGGACCGAGCGTAACGTACGCCTCGCCATCGTGCGTGTAGTCGTGGCAAACCGGACTGGCACTGGCGAAGGCCGCTGCCTCTTCACCGTCTTCGTCGCCGTTCTCGTCGCCGTTTTCGTCTCCATTTTCGTCGCCGTTCTCCGCTCCGTTCTCGTCATCGTCGCCGCCGAGGCAGCCAGCGAGTGCAATACCGCCTGCGACCGCACTCGTCTGCAGGAATCGACGTCGAGTTTCTCGGGTCGTCATACTGGCTCTTACAGTAATTCTACAATAAAAGACCTCCGTTATGAGGGCGTCAGAGTTGCAAAAATCGGCATCTGACCTAGATAGCGGCAACAACATATTTGTATCCATAACAGAGGGTTTTGTTGCTGGTATCTGTGACGGCACGAGGCGTTCGGTACAAGTATCATCGGGAACTAGTTCGAGTAACAAATGTCGCTTCCGGACCCAGAGGGACTGTCCCGCCGCGAGTACGTGAAATCGGTCGTTGCAGTTGGTGGTGCAGGGGCTCTGTCAGCCTGTCTCGGTGAGGACGACGATATCGAAATACCATCTGGTACGGACGAATTCGACGATCTCCCTATGGGACAGCACGAGTGGAACTCGTTTTTCGAGGCGGACGAGCACGGGAACGTCCGACTGCCGCGACATCACGTACTGGCGTATCTCGAACTGGACGGCGAACCGACCGATACCGATCGTGAAGCGGTTGAGTCAGCGTTGCAAACCCTCGAACGTGCCTACGAGTGGAGCAACGACGGCCTCGTGTTCACGATCGGATACTCCCCATCGTACTTCGATCGGTACGAGGAATCGCTGCCCGATGGTGTGGATCTCCCAGACCCGACCAGCCTGACATCCCTGGAGGACCTCGACGATGACGATCTGGATACGTACGATGCGCTCGTCCACTTCGCCAGTGACGAGCCCGTCGCGCTGCTCGAAGCCGAACTGGCGATGTTCGGCGACACCGACACGCTCAGCGGATCGGACGCCGAGCCCCAGAATACGGATTCTGACACTGTGAACGGGGTCGCCGTGGAGGATCGGCTCTCCGATGTCTTCGAGCTTGCAGACCGTCGGACGGGCTTTTTCGGAGCTGGACTACCCACCGAGAACACCGACGCGACCGGAATCCCGGACGACTATCCGATTCCCGAGGAAGCACCGATGTTTATGGGGTTTCGCGGTCGCTTCACAAAGAGCCAGCCAAGCGAGGAGCGGGTAACGATTCAGGACGGCCCCTTTGCTGGCGGCACAACGCAGCACGTCTCGAAGATCCGCCAGCAACTCGATCAGTGGTGGGAACAGGACAGCCAGTCGGTCCGAGTCGCGAAGATGTTCAGTCCCACTCACGAACGCGAGGACCGCGTCGGCGAGTACGGTGAGAAGCTCACCGACTCCCCCGAAATCGAGGACGTTGTCGAACAGACTGAAGCAGACGCTTCCGGGGGGATGGTCGGCCACGCACAGAAAACAGCCAGGGCACGGGAGGACGGCTCGCCGATCATCTACCGACGCGACTTTGACACGACCGACGACGATATCGCCGGACTCCACTTCGTTTCGCTGCAGCGTGAGATCGGGGACTTCGTGAAAACACGAGAAGCGATGACTGGCTCCGACTTGCCGATCGGTTCGATACTGAATAACGGCATCCTGCAGTACATCTCCGTCCGTCGACGTGGGAACTTCCTTATCCCTCCGCGCGAGTATCGCGCGCTTCCATCGCCGCGTCCCGAATAAGTGTCTGCTCTGGGGTCGGAGTATCCACAGTCGTCCTGCGTCATTGACGGCGGGTGTATCCCCCGATATCACGGGGTATAAATATTTCAGATGCCCAACTACCACAGGATGAAACGCCGTCGATTCATATACACTGGAGCGACTGCCGCAGGGCTGGCAGGACTGGCTGGCTGCCTTGGTGGTGACGACGACACCGAGGACACTGACGATACTGAGGGCGAACCGGGCAACGAGGAAGCCGCGTTTGATGCGATGCCCCGGGTCGAGAACCCACCGGATGCGGTCTATCTCCCATCTCACCGCGACGGTATGGTGATGCTCGACACCGAAACCGCCGGCGACGTTGCCGTTTCGCCGATGCTTTCGATCCCACACTTCTTCTGGATCGTCGAGACCGGGATCGGTGAGGGATACACCGTCGACCGCGTCGATCCACCGGAGGGTGATTCGGTCCACTTCATGGCGACTGTCTGGGACACCGAAACCGAGGTCGTCCTGCCCGTCGACAGTGGGCTCTCGATCGAGATCGAGAAGGACGGCCAGCTCGTCGATTCGCGCACACCGTGGCCGATGATCTCGCAGGGCATGGGCTTTCATTTCGGGGATAACTACGAGCTCGACGGCGACGGCGAGTACACTGCCACCATCTCGACCGGATCGATGGAGGATGTCCGTCTGACCGGCGAGATGGAGGGCCGATTCCAGACCTCGGAAACCGTCACCGTCGAATTCGAGATGGACGCCGAACGCCGACAGCACCTCGTCGATTCCGTCGAACTGTTCGACGAGGACCGATGGGGGAATCGTGAGGCGGTCCCGCCGATGGATCACGGCGATCACGACGACGGCCACGATCACGGAGACGACCATGACGACGATCACAATCATGGAGACGACCATGACGACGGTCACAACCACGACGACGATCACAACCACGACGACGACCACGGCCACGACGACGACCATGGGCACGGTGATCACCATATGCCGTACTCGTCCCTGCCCGAACCGGAACACCTCCTCGGGAACCTGCTCGGCACGCCGACGTTCGACGATGCTGTCTATGCGACGACGCTCGTGGAGGCTGGCTCGCGGTTCGTCGAGGGCGACGATCAGTATCTTGTCGTCTCGCCCCGAACGCCGTACAACCGGTGTGTACTTCCACAAATGTCGGTTTCGGCGACGATCGAACGGGACGGCGAAACGGTCGATCTTGGTAGCCTACAGCCAACACTGGATCACGAACTCGAGTTCCACTACGGGACGCCAGTCGAGGAGTTACAGAATGGAGACGAACTCGTTCTTTCGATCGATTCGGTCACGCAGGCCTCCCGTCATCAGGGCTACGAGACGGCGTTTACCGAAACCGGAGAGGTTCGGATCGAGATCGAG
This DNA window, taken from Natranaeroarchaeum aerophilus, encodes the following:
- a CDS encoding glycosyltransferase family 4 protein, which gives rise to MEIGLYHDSAGTRHAGGVAIYAQWMAAELSKRNEVSLYTQSGEFTELVRSSDIDIIEVPSFSNRIPDALGSYTPISDQNWAKLAMAIWSARSDVIQQMNDNLDVLCTFQWLDDVLLSNAIDIPTVFQYHGLANTGVGVKLRETLSDTEFVLANSHDTATAVRETLGYDVEDVIYPGVDTDAFLPSASPAFISDDPVILFVGRATEQKGIFDLIEAFATLDSDARLCIIGRGNEEVIRGQCERHGVWDSTTILGEIPHHELPNYYAAADVFCLPSYSEGFGMVNLEAMACGTPVVTADLEAIRSYITNKENGLLVEPGDTVAISNAISRLLDSTELRAALGERGRETALEFSWEQQAARLEEFCINNIGTVAESTTDNERFVRPQAQLSGTHD
- a CDS encoding flippase, whose protein sequence is MSVPDRIVHGLKATLVARLCKMIVNGLLLLLLARVLLTPTEYGLLFLAISIVGVAKMFGDLGLSRSAAYYVTKFKEAEPAKVPSVLRIAIQYRLLLLCLVGTLLVVGSGLIATVLDEPELAPVLVIGAGYLVTLSLHSFVGTMFQGFNRVSLTAVIDIVHNVSRLLLVVGFLVLGFGVAGAMAGYLIGALISATIGFVILYIRFYSNYDGTEPTKTLRNRMLRYSVPLTATQAANVVDKRVDTILIGFFLNPVAVGYYVLSKQITEFILVPAGSLGFSVSPTYGEQKATGSLEGGARIYETTLRYVMLLYLPAAVGLFLVAEPAVRLIFGADYLGAVPVLQIFGLYVVFHAITNVTTQSLDYLGRAKDRAIAKGITSIANLLLNLLLIPLYGVVGAAFATLATYGVYTAVNLYIMQAELPLNTRSVVRSIVPIIGISLCMGLVVSWILPYVSGLLMLVLTIFCGVAVWGVLAITIGLLDPHEAVAQLRSSSG
- the hisD gene encoding histidinol dehydrogenase, encoding MNYKAVADLSPGERTSLFDRDSGVDEIRSDVAEIVGRVEEEGDVAVREFCREFDDVQVGSLEITDRVEHAYEEIDDELRGAIDTAVANVSEFHEAQVPEDWRDEFDGRELGRRFRPIDSVGVYAPGGTAAYPSSAIMGVVPAKVAGVEDVAVATPPADEINPATLAAIHAAGADRVYSVGGAQAIAALAYGTESIERVGKVVGPGNRWVTAAKAEVRGDVDIDFLAGPSEILVIADGTADPEYIAADLLAQAEHDPNASVVAVTDDESLAEAIGEAVEAGIDERARSDVIRDALAGDESAILHARSMSEAILFAEEYAAEHLSIVAEDDEAVLDRIDSAGSVFLGPYTPVAAGDYASGTNHVLPTGGGAKLTGGLSVDTFVRSTTVQRLDREALADLGGTITTLAEAEGLEAHAESVRTRLEE
- a CDS encoding YncE family protein, which encodes MTTRETRRRFLQTSAVAGGIALAGCLGGDDDENGAENGDENGDENGDENGDEDGEEAAAFASASPVCHDYTHDGEAYVTLGPSYADGGLIVFDPESFEITEEFPEIPANCGTLAHPTEEKFYVNAGSADTDEADGAGDWWVFDTESHEMIGDTRSTEGYDAHGVMFTPDNEELWMVNRDTDDGVIIDPETDEVIEEIDEVGESPDILAASPDGELMFASTRGPEQQSGPHQIAGDTPGVAVINVESRELVEVVEPDPIDNYDDDDREDPDQPTPDFHGIGVVPGDGDDDYEVWALDQGVANLYILHPDGEGSIEVQNEVSLGEGTEEVPHMVDFDSEYRYAAIPSTGGAKTQIVTVDDYEVVKELDTGAGSHFAGWNPGDETILVDVIGDEKFVEIEADLEAEEFEMGQELVLSDLDQFPN
- a CDS encoding DUF7405 family protein, which translates into the protein MSLPDPEGLSRREYVKSVVAVGGAGALSACLGEDDDIEIPSGTDEFDDLPMGQHEWNSFFEADEHGNVRLPRHHVLAYLELDGEPTDTDREAVESALQTLERAYEWSNDGLVFTIGYSPSYFDRYEESLPDGVDLPDPTSLTSLEDLDDDDLDTYDALVHFASDEPVALLEAELAMFGDTDTLSGSDAEPQNTDSDTVNGVAVEDRLSDVFELADRRTGFFGAGLPTENTDATGIPDDYPIPEEAPMFMGFRGRFTKSQPSEERVTIQDGPFAGGTTQHVSKIRQQLDQWWEQDSQSVRVAKMFSPTHEREDRVGEYGEKLTDSPEIEDVVEQTEADASGGMVGHAQKTARAREDGSPIIYRRDFDTTDDDIAGLHFVSLQREIGDFVKTREAMTGSDLPIGSILNNGILQYISVRRRGNFLIPPREYRALPSPRPE
- a CDS encoding DUF7350 domain-containing protein, coding for MKRRRFIYTGATAAGLAGLAGCLGGDDDTEDTDDTEGEPGNEEAAFDAMPRVENPPDAVYLPSHRDGMVMLDTETAGDVAVSPMLSIPHFFWIVETGIGEGYTVDRVDPPEGDSVHFMATVWDTETEVVLPVDSGLSIEIEKDGQLVDSRTPWPMISQGMGFHFGDNYELDGDGEYTATISTGSMEDVRLTGEMEGRFQTSETVTVEFEMDAERRQHLVDSVELFDEDRWGNREAVPPMDHGDHDDGHDHGDDHDDDHNHGDDHDDGHNHDDDHNHDDDHGHDDDHGHGDHHMPYSSLPEPEHLLGNLLGTPTFDDAVYATTLVEAGSRFVEGDDQYLVVSPRTPYNRCVLPQMSVSATIERDGETVDLGSLQPTLDHELEFHYGTPVEELQNGDELVLSIDSVTQASRHQGYETAFTETGEVRIEIEDL